One part of the Sulfolobus tengchongensis genome encodes these proteins:
- a CDS encoding alanine--glyoxylate aminotransferase family protein — MDKILLHVGPTTIKEDVLIAGLENNIGFTSKEFVEAFSYVLKGLRYVMGVSKNYQPFIIPGGGTSAMESITSLLKPGDKVLIVSNGVFGDRWEQIFKRYPVNVKVLRPSPGYYVKPEEVEEAVRKENYKLVTLTHVETSTGVREPIKDVVNNIRKYVELIVVDGVSSVGAEEVKAEDWNVDVYLSASQKALGAPAGLGLLVLSPKAIATLESQDSIAGYYLNLKNWLPVMRSMEEGKAAYFATPPVHVILQLAEALKLIEKEGIENRVKRHSVVAGAIRAGLEALGLEIVARKPESYSNTVTGVVLKVAEPQKVLSETVNEGVEFAPGVHPAFKYFRIGHMGWVTPNDAVVAISVIERVLRKLGEPIKFGEGVKAVQESLSSAR, encoded by the coding sequence ATGGATAAAATACTTCTTCACGTAGGTCCAACTACAATTAAGGAAGACGTATTGATTGCTGGACTTGAAAACAATATAGGTTTCACATCTAAGGAATTTGTGGAAGCGTTTTCTTACGTATTAAAGGGACTAAGATACGTAATGGGAGTGAGTAAGAATTATCAACCATTTATAATACCAGGCGGAGGAACATCCGCTATGGAGAGTATCACATCATTACTTAAACCTGGAGATAAAGTACTGATAGTGTCTAATGGCGTTTTTGGAGATAGATGGGAACAAATTTTTAAGAGATATCCCGTTAACGTAAAGGTATTGAGACCTTCCCCGGGATATTATGTTAAGCCAGAAGAAGTAGAAGAAGCAGTTAGGAAAGAAAATTATAAGTTAGTAACTCTTACTCATGTAGAAACTAGTACTGGTGTCAGAGAACCAATAAAAGACGTAGTAAATAATATACGAAAGTACGTAGAGTTAATAGTTGTGGACGGTGTATCTAGCGTAGGTGCAGAGGAAGTTAAAGCTGAGGACTGGAATGTAGATGTATATTTGTCTGCAAGTCAAAAAGCACTTGGTGCTCCAGCTGGATTAGGCTTATTAGTTCTATCACCTAAAGCGATAGCAACATTAGAATCTCAAGATTCAATTGCAGGCTATTATCTAAACTTAAAGAATTGGCTACCCGTAATGAGGTCCATGGAAGAAGGAAAGGCTGCCTATTTTGCTACTCCCCCAGTTCATGTAATCTTACAGTTAGCTGAAGCATTAAAACTTATAGAAAAAGAAGGTATAGAAAATAGAGTAAAAAGGCATTCAGTAGTAGCAGGTGCAATTAGAGCCGGACTAGAAGCTTTAGGATTAGAGATAGTAGCTAGAAAACCAGAATCTTATAGCAATACGGTTACCGGTGTAGTGCTAAAAGTAGCTGAACCACAGAAAGTTCTCTCTGAAACAGTAAATGAAGGTGTAGAATTTGCACCCGGTGTGCATCCAGCGTTCAAATACTTTAGGATTGGACACATGGGCTGGGTTACTCCGAACGATGCAGTAGTAGCTATTAGCGTAATTGAAAGAGTCTTAAGAAAGTTAGGCGAACCTATTAAATTTGGAGAAGGCGTAAAAGCAGTTCAAGAATCTTTATCCTCAGCCCGCTGA
- a CDS encoding protein-L-isoaspartate O-methyltransferase, whose translation MSVKENIVKSIKNPKLVSAFMKVNREDFLPQLLKKYAYDPNYIDKPFFVTPNITTTALSLGIYMLDVLDLQENQKVLEIGTGIGYYTALIAEIVGDSNVVSVEIDDTMFEYAKSLLLSRYTKIKLIKGDGSLGYEKESPYDRAIIWAASPTIPCKIYDQLKENGIMVVPIGNEKVQGLYKITKNEYEPKIERLGDVIFMKMRGLFGFYEDDDPHERRIKRLEDKINKLLSRFN comes from the coding sequence ATGAGTGTGAAAGAGAATATAGTAAAATCCATAAAAAATCCCAAATTAGTAAGTGCGTTTATGAAGGTTAATAGAGAGGACTTTTTACCTCAATTGTTGAAAAAATACGCATATGATCCTAATTATATCGATAAACCATTTTTTGTCACACCTAACATTACAACTACTGCGTTAAGCCTAGGCATATATATGCTTGATGTTCTTGATTTGCAAGAAAACCAAAAAGTTCTTGAGATCGGAACTGGAATAGGCTATTACACTGCGTTAATTGCTGAAATAGTTGGAGATAGTAATGTCGTCTCTGTAGAAATTGACGATACGATGTTTGAATATGCAAAAAGCCTCTTGCTTTCCAGATATACTAAAATTAAATTAATTAAGGGTGATGGAAGTTTGGGGTATGAAAAAGAGTCACCATACGATAGGGCAATAATATGGGCTGCCTCACCTACTATACCTTGTAAAATATACGACCAACTTAAAGAAAATGGAATCATGGTAGTTCCAATAGGCAATGAAAAGGTTCAAGGACTATATAAAATTACTAAAAATGAATATGAACCTAAGATAGAAAGATTAGGTGATGTTATATTCATGAAGATGAGGGGTTTATTTGGTTTTTATGAAGATGATGATCCCCATGAAAGGAGAATAAAGAGATTAGAGGATAAGATAAATAAGTTGCTATCAAGATTTAATTAA
- the tenA gene encoding thiaminase II, which produces MENSEKLWNSILDIYSSILKHPFITELVEGTLSRDKFKYYIVQDYLYLREFSKALAILSAKAENEDHALLFASHIQDAINVEKMLHKFYIKEFNLNLENYEMSPTNLAYTSYLIAVAYSRPFSEVISAVLPCYWIYMEVGKELLKKGSKDRYYQKWIETYGGEEYEKGVRAVINIVNSLKLSEDDLEKMKMHFRTASVYEYLFWDSAYRLERFPFPIEKNKGV; this is translated from the coding sequence ATGGAAAATAGTGAAAAATTATGGAATTCAATATTAGATATTTACTCTTCAATTCTCAAACATCCATTTATTACTGAATTAGTAGAAGGAACACTAAGTAGAGATAAATTCAAATATTATATAGTACAAGATTATTTATATCTAAGGGAATTCTCCAAAGCATTAGCAATATTATCAGCCAAAGCTGAAAATGAAGATCACGCATTGCTATTTGCCTCACATATACAAGATGCCATAAATGTAGAAAAGATGTTACATAAATTCTACATAAAGGAATTCAATTTAAATCTTGAAAATTATGAAATGAGCCCCACAAATTTAGCCTATACTTCTTATTTAATTGCGGTAGCTTATTCTAGACCTTTTTCTGAGGTAATTTCAGCAGTATTACCTTGTTATTGGATATATATGGAGGTTGGAAAGGAATTGCTTAAAAAGGGATCTAAAGATAGATACTATCAAAAATGGATAGAAACCTATGGTGGTGAAGAATACGAAAAAGGAGTCAGAGCAGTTATAAATATTGTTAATAGCCTAAAGTTAAGTGAAGATGACTTAGAAAAAATGAAAATGCATTTCAGAACAGCATCAGTCTACGAGTATTTATTTTGGGATTCCGCATACAGACTGGAGAGATTTCCTTTTCCTATAGAAAAGAATAAAGGAGTATAA